In Streptomyces venezuelae, the sequence CTCTCGACACCCTGATAGCTGGCGTCCCCGTTGATATCAAGGCGACCGTCGGAGCGAACTGGGCCATTCCCTCAGAGGCGCACTGCCACCTCTGCATCTGCACCCAGATACAGCTTGGCCGCAACCGGCACCGTTCCTGGCTGGTCCGTACACACAAATCCTGGCTCTACCGGGGCAAAGGGAACCGGGATGGCAAGCGGGGCCTCGCGGTGCAGGCCTGGGACAAGTGGAGCGTTCCGCTCTACGACTGGACCCCACTGCCCGTCAATCCTCTGACGCTGCTCACACCGGAGCAGACGAGCCGCGTCCTGGCCGAGAAGCCCGGGCAGGAGGAGCGCCTCACGCTGATGTTCCGGTACCTCGCGGGTCACATCATCCCCCGCAGTGTGATCTCAACAGTGGGCGCCGGACGGCACGATCCGCTGCGAAGAGCCCGCGGCGTCAGAAACAGACTGGCCAAGGACGGTCTCACCCTCCTGTGCGGCAAGTTCCCCGAGCAGCGGGACACCGCCGCGGCCCACGCGATTACGCTGGGGCCAGAGGACTGGATTGCCCTGAGGACAGATGGAGAGCACGAAAGTGCAGGATGAAACGCCCTGGCAGCCTCCTGAGGGTTCCTGGGCTTCCACCGCCGCGCGCCGACGCAACATGCAGGCCATCCGGAGCCGTGACACCAAACCGGAGAAGGCAATCCGGCACCTCGTGCACGCCAAGGGGCTGCGGTACCGGATCGCTGCCCGCCCCCTTCCTGATCTTCGCAGGACAGCCGACATGATCTTCCGGCCCGCGCGGGTAGCGGTCTTCATCGACGGCTGCTACTGGCACGGCTGTCCGGAGCACTACGTGTCTCCGAAGACGAACCCGGGCTACTGGTCAGGAAAGGTCGCGGGGAACATAGCCCGGGACCGCGACACGGACCGGAGACTCGAAGAAGCCGGCTGGCTCGTGCTCCGTTTCTGGGAACACGAGGAGCCCGCCGCGTGCGCTGAGGGGATCGCTTCCGCGGTCCAGGAGCGGCGTAGCCGCCCCCGGACCACGGCAGGCTAGATGCCGCCTTCCGGCTCGCCGATGGTCATCGGGCCGGCTAGACGCAGAACCTTCGCGATCGATTCGCCTACCGCCTGTGCCACGGGCGGCGGGAAGGCATTCCCGACCTGCCGGTACTGAGCCGTCTTGCCCGGAGTCTTCTCCCGCTCAGGGTCTCCTTCGAAGTCCCACTCCGGCGGAAAGCCCTGAATGATAGCGGCTTGCTGGACGGTGAGCATCGGGCCGTCAGGCCGGAACAGATCGCGGTCTTCGCTCTGCTTCTTTTCGAGCTCCACAATCGAGTTGGCGACGCCCAGAGCGTCGACGCCAAGGTGCCTCCACGCTGCCTTGGCGCGGCTGGGCCCCAGGTCCGCTCCCCCATGCTTCTTCGACCCGCCGACGAGGGTGGGCGCGATACCGCCGCTCTTGCC encodes:
- a CDS encoding NaeI family type II restriction endonuclease, with product MGTNTGEHILRAPAEDSELQDVLSWLAPHDVAGLYTGAIANAIDYVLDGARTGRYDLQSGEVHPGERASVGAKLEYEVLRSFSLPKAAPLDTLIAGVPVDIKATVGANWAIPSEAHCHLCICTQIQLGRNRHRSWLVRTHKSWLYRGKGNRDGKRGLAVQAWDKWSVPLYDWTPLPVNPLTLLTPEQTSRVLAEKPGQEERLTLMFRYLAGHIIPRSVISTVGAGRHDPLRRARGVRNRLAKDGLTLLCGKFPEQRDTAAAHAITLGPEDWIALRTDGEHESAG
- a CDS encoding very short patch repair endonuclease, which translates into the protein MESTKVQDETPWQPPEGSWASTAARRRNMQAIRSRDTKPEKAIRHLVHAKGLRYRIAARPLPDLRRTADMIFRPARVAVFIDGCYWHGCPEHYVSPKTNPGYWSGKVAGNIARDRDTDRRLEEAGWLVLRFWEHEEPAACAEGIASAVQERRSRPRTTAG